From the genome of Pirellulales bacterium, one region includes:
- a CDS encoding RluA family pseudouridine synthase has protein sequence MNPGFDILAEDDAILAVVKPAGLLTQAPPGIDSLEARIKHYLRAGNPREGSIYLGVPHRLDRPASGAMIFAKHSRGARRISKQFERRDVRKTYWALVEGMVTPGEGMWRDYLRKIPGEPKAQVVAADDPEAKLAVLRYRTLGQTPQGAWLEIELETGRTHQIRIQAASRGWPLLGDAYYGGAIPFGEQHADERLRSIALHARSLCLNHPMTRRPLELVAPVTTAWRALGVG, from the coding sequence GTGAATCCAGGCTTCGACATTCTGGCTGAGGACGACGCGATACTGGCGGTGGTCAAGCCGGCCGGACTGCTCACGCAGGCGCCGCCGGGCATCGATAGTCTGGAAGCGCGGATCAAGCACTACCTGCGCGCCGGCAATCCGCGCGAGGGAAGTATCTACCTTGGCGTGCCGCACCGTCTCGATCGGCCGGCATCGGGCGCCATGATCTTTGCCAAACACTCGCGCGGCGCGCGGCGCATCTCCAAACAGTTCGAGCGCCGCGACGTGCGTAAGACCTATTGGGCGCTGGTCGAAGGAATGGTGACGCCCGGCGAGGGAATGTGGCGCGACTACCTGCGCAAGATACCGGGCGAGCCCAAGGCGCAAGTAGTCGCGGCCGACGACCCAGAGGCGAAGCTGGCGGTGCTGCGCTACCGCACGCTGGGGCAAACGCCGCAGGGCGCATGGCTGGAGATTGAACTGGAAACGGGCCGCACCCATCAGATCCGCATTCAGGCGGCGTCGCGCGGTTGGCCGCTGTTGGGAGATGCCTACTACGGCGGCGCGATCCCGTTTGGCGAGCAACACGCCGACGAGCGGTTGCGGTCGATCGCGCTGCACGCGCGGAGCCTGTGTCTCAATCATCCCATGACGCGCCGACCGCTCGAACTGGTGGCGCCTGTCACGACGGCTTGGCGCGCGTTGGGGGTGGGATAG